The window ATCCCGACTGGATCGTCCCGCATCTCCCCGCCCCGCCGTCCCCTCGCCGGCCCGCGACGGGCGATCAGCATCCGATGAATCCCGCAGCACTCCCGCGCGACCCGATGAGCTCGAACCCGGAGGATGGCGTGCGCTGGAACCCGTTCCGCAACCTGAAGCTCTTCCCCGCCGCGCCGGCGGACGCGGGCCAGGCCGCGCCCGAGCCGGTCGCCGCGCGCTCCACCGTCCCCGCCGACCCGGCGCTGGCGATGGACTCGCCGCGCGGGGACGTCTCGATTCCCTGGCAGCCGCCGCAGCTGCGCCTTCCCTCCGTCCCCGCCGCGCTGGACGGCGGCGTGGCGCCGGAGATGGGGGATGAAGAGCAGGGGGATGAAGATGCGTCACCGCTCGCGCACCTGGCCGGTCCGCGCGCCTTCCTGCGCGTGGCGTGGGAGGCGCTCACCGAGCCGGGCCCGCCGCCGGACGACGACGAGCTGGACCGCGACGCGGCCGACGAGTACGCGCGGCGGTTCGCGGTGGCGCGCTTCGCCCGGCGCGTGCTGGAGCCCGATCCCCACGCGTGGGTCGAGGCGCTGGTCACCTACCGCGAGCGCATCCGCCTCCCGGTCGCCGTGCCGTTCCGCGTGGCGGTCGAGCCCGACCTGCAGGTGCGGCTGGCGCTGGAGCTTCCCGCGCCGGCGCTCGTCCCGCCGCGCCCGCGCGAGACGGCCACCCAGCACCGCGCGCGCTACGACGAGCTGTGCTGCGGCATCGTGCTGGCCTTCGCGTGCGACACCTTCCGCCTCCTCCCGCCCGCGGCCGACCAGGTGTACGTCACCGGCTGCCGCGTGGAGACGAACCCCGCGACGGGGCACCCGCACCACGCCATCCTCCTGCGCCTCGCCACAGACCGCGCGTCGCTGGACGCCATCGACCTCGCCCGCGCGAGCGCGTCGGCCGCGTTCGAGCACCTGGGCGGCGCGGCGCGCAGGCAGCGCGGCGAGCTGCTGCCGCTGGCCTTCGAGGAAGACGGCGAGCGGGTGATCTGACCCCGCTCGTCATCTCCATCGTCCCCCCTCCCCCGCCTTCCGCAGTGGAGTCCCGATGCTCATCCATTGTCCCGAGTGCCGCGAGCGCACCAGCGACCGCGCGCTGATGTGCCCGCACTGCGGCTTCTCCGTCGCCCCTCCGCGCAACGGCCCCGGCACGCTGGTGATCGCGTCCGGCGTGTTCCTGGGCCTGCTCGTCTGGAGCCTGATCCCCTTCGGCCTCGCGTTCCTCTTCTTCGGCGCCGTCGCCAGCGCCGTGAGCGGGCGCTGACCGGAAAGCCCTCGCAGCGGGAGATGCGAGGGCTTTCGCGTGATCAGGATGACGGAGGTGCTGCAAGCCCGCCTTTCAGGGCCGGCCTGGCATCGAGCAACCATCGATGGACCCGCTCCAGAAGCGCCGAGACCGTACGCCGCGCCTTCTCCAGATCTTCCGGCTCCAACTCCTCCTCATCCCCATACAGCGCGGAATGGCGTCCGCCGCGAATCCCCTGCATCGTATCGGCAATGCGCTCCAGGTCCTCGTCACCGAGCGCGCCGAGGGCGTAGAAACTCACATGATGGTGCCCCCCGACAGCCCCTCGCTGCCGGTACCCCGCCGCGCGGACGGCGGCGCTCGCCGCACGGAATGCCGCCTGGTAGACGTGGATGAACGCGCCCGCCACGCTCAGGCCGGGCACAGAGGCGTCCGCCCACTCGCGGAGCGCGGCACTCCAGATCGCCGCCACCTCGGCGTCGTCCGCGGGCACCGGCTCCAGATTGCGCGCCTCGATCAGGCGGTCGATGCGGTGCTGCCTCATGCCGGCACCATTCCGAGCCGGTCCTCGTCGCCCACGATCCAGCGCTTGGGGCCGGCCAGGATGCGCCTGAGGACGGCGTTGCCCGCCGCGATCTGGCGGTCGAGCCGGTCGCGAGTGTAGCTCCGGATCTCCACCGGCCGCCCGAGCAGCACCGAGGCCCCGGCCACCTCGCGCCCCAGCCGCGCCTCCGACGCCTCATCGCCCACGACCAGGACGTCGATGTCGCTGTCGGCGCGCGCATCGCCCCGCGCGAACGAGCCGTAGACGAACGCCGCCTCGATCCCCTCCACCCCCGCGATCGCCTCCTCCACCACCTCGGCGGGATCGGCGAAGTGGCGGATGAGCTGCCGCAGCCCCGCCCAGCCCGGGTGCGTCTCGGCGGTGCGGTAGAGCACGCGCCCGCCCGTCTCCTCCCGCTCGACCAGCCCGCGCCCCTCCAGCCGCCGCAGCTCGCGCGAGAGCGAGCTCATCGACAGCCCGGAGCGCCGCTGGAGGGCGCGCACGTGCTCCGGCTCGTCTCCGTGCAGCGCGAAGTGCAGCACCAGCCGCGCGAAGGCGGGCGATGCCAGCACTTCACCCAGGCCCGGAAATCCAGCGCTTTCTTCAGATCGAATCATTCTTCATCCGGACGAGGTTCATCTCTGCTCCAAAATTTGGATCAGCATCACCGCCCTGTCAATCCACGGATGAATCGACATCCCCCTAAGCACGAAGCCCCACCATCACGGTGAGGCTTCGATCGTCGCAGATGCCAGCCGGGCGAGCGCGTCACCCCACGCCGGCCGTGGCGCGGCGGTGGACGCGGTGCGCGGGGGCGGCGGCGGGCTCCGGGGCGGGAGCGGACTGGGTGCGGACCCACTCCCACGTTTCGCGCAGCCCCTGCTCCAGCGAAACCTCCGGGCGCCAGCCGAGGCGCCGCAGCTTCTCCGCGGAAAGGGCGGAGCGCCGCACCTCGCCCGGCCGGGCGGCGGCGCGCTTCACCAGCGCGGGGGCGCCGGCGGCGTGCATCAGCACCGAGGCCAGCGCGTTCACGCTGGTCTGGCTGCCGGTGCCCACGTTGAAGGCGCGCGAATCCACCGAGGCGCCGCGCGGAAGGGCGGCATCCGCGGCGATCAGGTTGGCGCGCACCACGTCGGCCACGTGCACGTAGTCGCGCGTCTGCTCGCCGTCGCCGTAGATGGTGAGCGGCGAGCCCTCGGCCAGGCGCGAGCAGAAGACGGCCACCACGCCGCCCTCGCCGAACGGGTCCTGCCCGGGTCCGTAGACGTTCGCGTAGCGCAGGGCCACGTAGTCCAGCCCGTGCGTGCGGTGGAAGCAGTGCAGGTACTGCTCGCCGGCCAGCTTCCCCACGCCGTACGGGCTCTCGGGCCGCTTGCCGGCGCCCTCGGGGGTGGGCCGCGTGCGCGCGTCGCCGTACACCGCGCCGCCCGACGAGGCGAACACCACCCGCCCCCGCTCCGCCGCGCGCACCGCCTCCAGCACGTTCAGCAGCCCGTCCACGTTCACCCCGGCGTCGTGGCGGGGGCGCGCCACCGAGTCGCGCACGTCGATCTGCGCCGCGTGCAGGTCCACCACGTCGAAGCGCCCCTCGCGCACCAGCATCTCCATCGCCGGGTCGCGGACGTCCATCTCCACGAAGTCCGCGCCGGCGGGAACCCGGCCGCGCGAGCCGTGCACCAGGTTGTCCAGCACCACCACCTCGTCGCCCCGGCGCAGGAAGGCGGCGGCCACGTGCGACCCGATGAAGCCCGCCCCACCCGTCACCAGCACGCGCCGTCCCGTTGTAGCCATTGTGTTCCGTGGATGGAAGAAGGAGAGCAGAAGAAAGGTGGGAAGGGAGATCGGCGGCGGAGCGCGGCACGCGGGATGCGGCAGACTGGGCGCGGCCCCGTGCGAAGCTCACTGCACTTCGGCCGCGCCACCCCCCGGGAGCCATGGACCCCACCACGCGCGACGAGGTGTCGGACTTCCTGCGGCGCTGGCTGCCGCCCGCCGCACGGGACGCGTACGCCCGGCTGATGTACGCCGACCCGGCCGGGTGGAGCCGCCATCCGCACTTCCGCGGCGGGCTGATCGTGCGCTGCGCCCTGCGCGGAAACGGCTACACCGAGCACCTGCTGGGCGTCCGCTCGCTGGACGAGGTGTGGCCGGACCTGCTGGAGCGCGCCGTGCGCGAGGAGCGCTCCGCCAACGGAGCGGGCCCGCACGAAGGCTGACCCGCGCTCCCGCTCGATCCGCGCGTCCCCATCCTCATCCCCCGGCTGTCAGAGCTGCGACGCCGCGAAGACCAGCGACAGCAGCACCGGGATGGACCGCACCGCGGCCCCAACCGGGCTCGTGGGCTTGGCGGGAAGGTAGAAGCGGTCGCCCGGGTGGATCCCCATGGCGTCCAGCGTGCGCCCCTGCGCCAGCGCCTCGCTCAGGATGGGCCCCGACCACACCGGCGTGCCGCCGCGCTCGATGCGCAGCCGCGCGGTGGAGGTGTTCCCCTGCGGGCCCCCCGCCAGCATCAGCACGTCCGAAACGAGCGCGTCCGCCGGCACCACGTACCAGCCGGGGTTGCGCACCTCGCCCTCCACCGACACCCGCACCAGCGGCCGCGCGCGCACCACCGGGTTGCGCAGGTAGCGCGACAGGTGCTCGCGCAGCCGCCCCTCGACCTCGGAGCGCAGCAGCCCGTGCAGCGGCACGTCGCCGATCTGCGGGAGGAAGAGGACGGTACCCTCGCGCACGGTGAAGGTGTCGGTGAGCGCCGCCTGCCCCTCCACCAGCAGCACCACCTCGTCGCCCGGCTGCACGTCGCCCTCCTGCAGCCGCGCGCGGATGGACTCGGCGCGGGCGCGGGCCTGGGCGCGGTAGCGGTCGCTGTGCGCCGGCGAGGTGGCGGCCTGCTCGTAGCTGGCCAGCAGCGCCTGCAGGTCGTTGCGGTTCAGCTGCACGCGGCCGGGGTCCCACCCGGGCTGCGCGGCCGCCTGCGCCCGTGCGCCTGCGGCGCCGGTGAGGAGCGCGGCGGCCAGGAGGACGAGGGATCGCTTCATCGTGGGGTGCATGGGATGGGGCTCCAGGCGTGGGGGGCGGGCCGCCGCGGCGCGCCGGAACGCGGCGGGACGACGGGCGGCCAGCGGGAGGGGAGAGTTCAACGATGGTGCCGGGGCGGCGGCGGCGCGCAAGCGGCTGCGGCGGCGCCACTTGCACGTCGGCGGAGGGCGATGCGGGGCGCGGGCGCCGTCGGCGGCGCCCGCCATGTGTTGCGCGCGCGCAACACTCGCGCGGTGACGGAGAGGTGAGGCGGACCGCACGGCACAGGTGTCGGGCGCGTGCAGCACCCGGGGCGCGTGCCCTGCGGCGTAAGTGTCTGAAAACGCGACGTTTCGCCGCGCCGCGAGGGAAAGCACGCGACGTGCAGTCGGGTTGCACCAACTCCCCTCCGCGTTCCGCTCGGGCCTCCTCCGCGGGTCCGCGCGGAACGCCCCACTTCTACCGAGTGCCATGGCCGGACTTCCGACTTCCCCCGCACGCCCCCCCACCGTGCTGGTATGCGGCAACACGGAATGGCTCGCGCGTTCGTTCGAGAGCATCCTGGCGCCGTACGGCTGCACGGTGGCGCGGGCCTCCGACCACGACCAGGCCTGGGCACGCTTCGACGAGCTGCACCCCGACGTGGTGCTGCTGGAGGCGGAGCACGGGATGGACGGTGTGGAGCCGCTCTGCCGCACGCTGCGGGCGCACCCGCGGCTGGGCTCCAGCACGCCGGTGCTGGTGGTGTCGGCGGGCGCCCTGTCGCGCGTGGACCGCCTGGCCGCCATGCGTGCCGGCGCGTGGGACGCGTTCGGGTTTCCGCTGGACCCCGAGGAGCTGGTGCTGAAGGTGCGCGCGCTGGCCGCGGTGCGCCGCGAGGTGGTGGAGGCCGAGGAGCGCGGGCTGCTGGACGCGCCCAGCGGGCTGTACAACGCGCGCGGGCTGGCGCGGCGGGCCCAGGAGATGGTGGCCGAGGCGTACCGCAACCAGCGTCCGCTGGCGTGCATCACCTTCCACGCGGAGCCGGATGGGCCCGAGGGCGCGGAGCGCGACGGCCGCGCCGACGCGCTGGCCGAGCTGCTGCGGCTGGCCGGGCGCACCTCGGACGTGATCGGGCGGCTGCACCGCGGCGAGTTCGCGGTGCTGGCGCCGGCCACGGGATGGGAGGGCGCCGAGCGGCTGGCCCGGCGCGTGTGCGGCACCGTGCAGCGCGAGCTGGAGCGCTCGGGCGCGGCGGAGGTGCGCGTGTACAGCGGGCGCTTCGCCATCGACGGCGCGGGGCAGCCGCGGGTGCAGGCGGCCGACCTGCTGGCCAACGCCGCCGAGGACCTGCACGCGGCGCTCAGCGCGCTGGGCGGCAACGGGAACGGCAAGGGGAAGAAGAACGGCCAGGGGAACGGCAGCGCGCACGCCGACGCCCCGGCACCCCCGCCCGCCCAGGCCGCCACGCTCCCCGCGCCGCCGGCGGCCGCGTAGGATTCGAGCGTCTGCAGCGAACAACGAGAGCCCCGGCGATCACCGGGGCTCTTCTTTTGTCGCATGCAGGAGACTCGCTCGATCTCCAATGGATCGCTGATCTCACGCGGAGACGCGGAGACGCGGAGGAACAGCACGAGCTTTTCTCCGCGGCTCGGTGTCTCTGCGTGATTCGAATCAGCTGGAGACGCGGTGTGCTTCGCCGGACCGCGTGCTCCACGGATTCTGGATCATTTGGCCTGCAACCTTCTGCGTGGAAGCTGTTTGCGGTGTGGCGGGCCTCGGGATGACGTCCCGGCGGGTGGGATCGGGATCGGGTTGCGTGAGGGATGCGCGCCCGGAGGGCCGGGAACCCGGCGGGGCGGAAACAGCGATGCATCCGGAAACGAGACGGGCCCCCGGCGGAGACGAATCCGCCGGGGGCCCGGCGCCGTTGGCAACGGCGGTATCGTTGCCTACGGCGCGCGCAGCCCGGTTCCGCGCCTCAGGCGCGGAACACGCCCAGAAACCTGCCGTTCACCCGTCCGCTCAGACCGTCTGCAGGCGCGGCACGTCGGCGCCGGCGTCCTCGGGGAGCACCTGGTAGTCGTAGCCCTTCAGGTACCGGTACGCGCGGTACGCGCCCTTGGGCGAGATGCCGTTGATGACGGCGCCCAGCACGCGGATCGGCAGCCGGTCCACCAGGTCCAGGTTCCACTCGGCCAGCTGCCGGTCGGTGGCGCCGTTGCGCAGCACCAGCACCATGTCGCGCGTGAGCGTGGCCAGCACCAGCGGGTCCACGCAGGCGCCGATCGGCGGGCTGTCGATCAGGATCACCCGGTAGGCGGAGCGCAGGTCGGCCACCAGCTCGGCCATGGCCGGCGTGCTCAGCATCTCCGGCCCGCGCCCGGCCCGCGTGCCCCCGGCGATCAGGTGCACGCCCTCGTACGGGGTGCGCTGCACCACGTCGGCCCGGGTCGCGGTCCCCGCCAGGTAGTCGCTCAGCCCCGGCTTGCGCTCGCACCCCAGGACGCGGTGCAGCGTGCCGCGGCGCAGGTCCGCGTCGATCACCAGCACGCGGTGCCCCTGCTCGGCGAAGGTGAGCGCCAGGTTGGCCGAGACGAACGACTTGCCGTCGCCGCTCCCGGGGCTGGTGATGGTGACCACCAGCGGGCCCGCGGCGCCGCTGGCGTGCACCAGCCCCAGCCGCAGCGCGCGGAAGGCCTCGGGAAGCTCCGGCGGCGGCGAGGCCGGGCGCGGCCCCGACGTGACCACGCGGGCGCGGGGGATGGCGCCCAGGATGGGCAGCCCCAGCCCCTCGGTGACCTGCTCGGGATAGGCCAGCCGCGGGTTGGCCTTGTCGTACAGCACGGCCCCCAGCACGCCCACCGCCAGCCCGCCCAGCGAGAAGAGGAGGATCCACTGCAGCCGCGGGTCGCGGCTGGGCGAGTAGGGCACGGTCGCCTTGTCCAGCACCCGCACGTCGGGGATCGTCGTCACCGCGGAGAGGCGCGCCTCCTCGTGGCGCTGCTGCAGGAGCTTGTACAGGTCCTCGGCGATCTCCACCCGCCGCGTGAGCCGCGCCTCCTCGATGGCGCGCGGGGGGATGCCGCGCAGCTGCGTGGAGGCCGAGGAGATGAGCCCGTCGATGGCGTGCTGCCGCCCGGCCAGCTCGGCGTCGAGCCGCGAGGCCAGCCCGGGGATGGTGGAGCGCTCCAGCGTGGTCACCTGCTCGCGCACCTTCTGCAGCGGCACGTACAGGTCGGTGAACTGCCCGCTCATGGCCCGCAGCTCGGCGCGCTTGGCGGTCAGCTCGGTCAGCGCCTGCACCAGCGCGGACGACTTCTGCACCGAGGGAATGGCCTCCACCGCACCCACCGAGGCCGCGTCCTGCGTGAGCGCGCGCGCCAGGTCGTCGCGGTCGCGCTGGATCTGCTCGCGCTCCATGTTCAGCGAGAAGTAGTTCGACAGCACCGGGTTCTGCGTGACCTCGAGCCCCGGCGTGACCGGCGAGCCGCGGTCGGCGGGAAGGGTGATGGTGCGCACGCGGAAGCCCTGCAGCGCCGACTCCTCGCGCGCCAGCGAGCCGGCCGCGTACCCCAGCTGCTCGCCCAGGATGCGCTCCAGCTCCTGCAGCCGCGAGCGCTTCAGGTCGCCCGCCACGGTCACGTAGCGGTCGGTGAGCGTGTTCAGCGTGGAGGCGATGCGCTCCGGGTCCTTCCCCGACAGCTCCAGCCGCAGGAAGTTGCCGTTCTCGGCCATGTGGGTGACGACTTCCGTCCCCAGCCGCACCGCCGCGTCGCGGGGCGTCACGACGGTGAAGTCCACCTTCCCCGCGCGGCGCAGCGCCGCCACGTCCGGGTGCCAGCGGAAGCCCACCGTGGCGCCCACCGCCCCGCCCGCGTTCCCCACCTCCACGGTGGCGCCCCCGCGCGTGGCCAGGCGGTAGCGGCGGCCGCCGTTCTCCAGGCTCAGGCGGTACTCGCCGGGGCGGAAGCGCTCGGCCAGCTGGAAGTCGGCGAACACCGGCGCCGCGCCGCGCGTGGGCGTGTCGAGGTACAGCTTCTCGCTGCGCACCACCGGGTCCAGCACCGTGTACGAGCGCAGCAGCTCCACCCACGCCTGCGAGCGCAGCAGCTCGGGCGAGCGCAGCGGGCCGCCGTCGCGCACCCCCAGGTTGCCGCCGTCGGAGTCGATCCACACGGTGGAGCGCGCCGCGTAGTCGGGGTGCGCGTGCCGGGCCACCAGGAGCCCCGCGCCCACGCCCAGCGCCACGGGCACGGGCAGGATCCAGCGGAAGCGGTAGAGGGTGGCCGCCAGCCGCTGCAGCCCGGTGTTGCGCGTCCGGCGGGGGCCGTCTTCCAGCGACGACAGGCCGGGGCGGATGCGTTCGGGGATCGGCGTGAGGAGCGGGGCCGGCACGGGAAGGTTCTGCATGGGAACGTCCGGACGTTTCAGGAGGGAGCGGGCGCGCGGGACCGCGGGCGCCGCGCGTGCCGGACCTTGCAACGACGGGGCCGGGCACGGCCGAACGCGCGCGCGCGCGTAGCCGCCCCCTTTCCCGCCCGCCGCGGGGGCCCGCCCGCGGGTCCCGAAGTGTTGCGCGGACGCAACAGCTGTGGCCGCCCCACATCTTCCGGTGCGGGGGACGGCGCCGTTGCTGGCCCTTCGTGCCCCACGCCGGGGCGGAGCGGGCGCGACGGCTTTCCCGCCGACTCTCGACAGGCCCTGTACAACACGGGATGCGGAGTTTGTTTGTCGCGAGGAGATCGGCCCTGCGGGCGCGAACCGGTCGGCGGCGCGTCCCCTTGCGGCGAGCGGAAAACCGGGGCCGGAGCGCACGTTTCGTTGCAATCGTGTAATGCCTCGGGGCACCCCGCATCGAGGCGGGCGGGGGATGACGGAACAATGTGCTTGACGGCTATCTGTTTCTGCTTCAACTTCTTGCGGCCGAACGACCCGCTCTCCGGCCCTCTGGTCTGCCTCTTGCTCCGGGGTCCCTTCGCTGACCCCTGGCGCGCCTTCCCGAGTGACCGCTCCCCTTTCCTTCTCCCGTGACCCCGCTGCTTTCGCGGGAGTCGGGATCGCGCAAAGGGAGAGATCCCTGCCGGGCGCCAGGCATGCGCCCGATGTTCGATCGGATACGGCGAATGCATTCTCCGGCGTCCCCGCAGCCGGACCGCGTTCATGGTGACCATCCCAACATCCTTCGTCCGGAGCTCGTCGTCCGGAGTCCACCGGGAGCCCGCGATGCCCGATCCCGTGACCTCCACCGCCGTACCCGCGCCCGCCGAAGGCGCGGCCTCCATCTCCCTCCTGCTGGTCGAGGACGAGTACACGCTGCGCGACAGCTGCGCCAACGTGCTGCGGCTGGACGGCTACACGGTCACGGCGTGCGCCCACGGCCGCGAGGCGGTGCAGACGCTGGCGCGGCGCGCCTTCGACGTGGCGCTGGTGGACCTGTACCTGGACGACCTGTCGGGGCTGGAGGTGCTGGCGGCCTGCCTGCAGGCCAACCCGCGCTGCCTGGTGGTGGTGATGACCGGCAGCCCCAGCGTGGACTCGAGCGTCGAGGCGCTGCGGCAGGGCGCGTGGGACTACCTGCCCAAGCCCTTCTCGGCCACCCACCTGCAGATCCTGGTGGGGCGCGCCGCCCGCGCGGTGGCCGAAGCGCGCGCCGAGGAGGCGCTGCGCTCGGCGGCCGAAAGCGGCGGCCCGCGGCAGAGCCACAGCCGCGCCATCACCCTGCTGGGGCGCTCGCCGGCCTTCGTGCGGGCGGTGGAGCTGGCCCGCCGGGTGGCGCAGACCGACGCCTCGGTGTTCATCACCGGCGAGAGCGGCACGGGCAAGGAGATGATCGCGCAGTTCATCCACTCCGAGAGCCGGCGCGCGCAGCGGGCCATGGTGGCGGTGAACTGCGCCGCGCTTCCCGAGAGCCTGCTGGAGTCGGAGATGTTCGGCCACGTGAAGGGCGCCTTCACCGGCGCCATCCGCGACAAGGTGGGGCTGCTGGAGGCGGCCGACGGGGGCACGTTCTTCCTGGACGAGCTGACGGAGATGACGCAGACGATCCAGGCCAAGCTCCTGCGCGTGCTGCAGGACGGGATCGTGCGCCGGGTGGGAAGCGAGACCACCGACGCCACGGTGGACGTGCGGGTGATCGCCGCCACCAACCGCGACCCGTCCGAGGCCACCGACACCGGCGTGCTGCGGCGCGACCTGTACTACCGGCTGAGCGTGGTTCCCATCTACCTCCCGCCGCTGCGCGAGCGTCCGGAAGACGTGCCGCTGCTGGCCGAGCACTTCCTGGGCTTCTACTGGCGCCGCCACCGCGAGGCCGGGGCGCCGGCGCCGCGCCTGTCGCCCGCCGCGGTGTCGCTGCTGCAGGCGCGCCCCTGGCGCGGCAACGTGCGCGAGCTGCAGAACCTGATGGAGCACACGGTGGTGCTGGTGGCGCCCGGCGCCGAGGTGCACCCCGACGACATCCCCTTCCGCGACGACTCGCCGCGCGGCGGGCGGCCGCGCGCGGGCGCCGAGCCGCAGCCGTACGCGCTGGTGGGCGACGAGCCCTACCACAGCGCGCGCGACCGCGTGCTGGCCGAGTTCGAGCGGATGTACCTGATGTCGCTGGTGGAGCGCGCGGGGGCCAACATGTCGCGCGCGGCCAAGATCGCCGGCGTGGACCGCACCACGCTCTACCGGCTGATGGAAAAGCACGGGCTGCATCGCGACACCGCGATCCGCGTGGACTGACCCGCCGGAGAAGAGAAGGGGGATGGCGACCGCCGATCCGTCCGCGCCGGGAGAGCCCCTGGCCGCGGTATCGCACGCCGCGCGGGAGGCGGCCGCCGAAGCCGGCCGCGGCGGCGGCGACGCCGAGCTCCTGGCGGAGCTGGCCGCGCGGGTCGACTCCGAGTGCGCGCGGCCCGCCCCCGTTGCCCCCACCTACTCGCTGGTGCTGCTGGACCGGCTGCGCGCCGCCGTGGTGGAGCAGTGGCTGGCCGGCGGCGATCCGCCCCCTCCCGGCGACGCGGCCGGCGTGCTGGCGGCGTTCGACCGCGTGCGCGAGCAGCTGCTGCACCCCGAAGGCGCCCTCTCGCCGCTGGAGCCGCTGGCCGAGTTCGCGCACGACCTGCGCTCTCCGCTCACCTCCATCCTCTTCCTGGCCGGCGCGCTCCGCGAGGGGCAGAGCGGCGCGCTTTCCGACGCACAGCGGCGGCAGGTGGGGATCATCTACAGCGCCGCGCTGGGAATGGTGTCGCTGGTGAGCAACACCATCGAGCTGAACCGGGGCAGCGAGGGCGGCGAGCGCTCGCCGATGTCGCTGCGGGGGATGTTCGAGTCGCTGCGCGACGTG is drawn from Longimicrobium sp. and contains these coding sequences:
- a CDS encoding NAD-dependent epimerase/dehydratase family protein; this encodes MATTGRRVLVTGGAGFIGSHVAAAFLRRGDEVVVLDNLVHGSRGRVPAGADFVEMDVRDPAMEMLVREGRFDVVDLHAAQIDVRDSVARPRHDAGVNVDGLLNVLEAVRAAERGRVVFASSGGAVYGDARTRPTPEGAGKRPESPYGVGKLAGEQYLHCFHRTHGLDYVALRYANVYGPGQDPFGEGGVVAVFCSRLAEGSPLTIYGDGEQTRDYVHVADVVRANLIAADAALPRGASVDSRAFNVGTGSQTSVNALASVLMHAAGAPALVKRAAARPGEVRRSALSAEKLRRLGWRPEVSLEQGLRETWEWVRTQSAPAPEPAAAPAHRVHRRATAGVG
- a CDS encoding GGDEF domain-containing response regulator: MAGLPTSPARPPTVLVCGNTEWLARSFESILAPYGCTVARASDHDQAWARFDELHPDVVLLEAEHGMDGVEPLCRTLRAHPRLGSSTPVLVVSAGALSRVDRLAAMRAGAWDAFGFPLDPEELVLKVRALAAVRREVVEAEERGLLDAPSGLYNARGLARRAQEMVAEAYRNQRPLACITFHAEPDGPEGAERDGRADALAELLRLAGRTSDVIGRLHRGEFAVLAPATGWEGAERLARRVCGTVQRELERSGAAEVRVYSGRFAIDGAGQPRVQAADLLANAAEDLHAALSALGGNGNGKGKKNGQGNGSAHADAPAPPPAQAATLPAPPAAA
- a CDS encoding HAMP domain-containing sensor histidine kinase, which translates into the protein MATADPSAPGEPLAAVSHAAREAAAEAGRGGGDAELLAELAARVDSECARPAPVAPTYSLVLLDRLRAAVVEQWLAGGDPPPPGDAAGVLAAFDRVREQLLHPEGALSPLEPLAEFAHDLRSPLTSILFLAGALREGQSGALSDAQRRQVGIIYSAALGMVSLVSNTIELNRGSEGGERSPMSLRGMFESLRDVVAPLAEEKQVEVRLCIPADDHRMGDPVALSRVLLNLAVNALHSTDQGWVELAAEPQGEAAMRFWVRDTGRGIEPEALDPVGGLYRPRPHARGYGFSGTGLGLGICRKLLAQMGGELGVDSNGGQGTAFWFTLHLPPAPPP
- a CDS encoding sigma-54 dependent transcriptional regulator — translated: MPDPVTSTAVPAPAEGAASISLLLVEDEYTLRDSCANVLRLDGYTVTACAHGREAVQTLARRAFDVALVDLYLDDLSGLEVLAACLQANPRCLVVVMTGSPSVDSSVEALRQGAWDYLPKPFSATHLQILVGRAARAVAEARAEEALRSAAESGGPRQSHSRAITLLGRSPAFVRAVELARRVAQTDASVFITGESGTGKEMIAQFIHSESRRAQRAMVAVNCAALPESLLESEMFGHVKGAFTGAIRDKVGLLEAADGGTFFLDELTEMTQTIQAKLLRVLQDGIVRRVGSETTDATVDVRVIAATNRDPSEATDTGVLRRDLYYRLSVVPIYLPPLRERPEDVPLLAEHFLGFYWRRHREAGAPAPRLSPAAVSLLQARPWRGNVRELQNLMEHTVVLVAPGAEVHPDDIPFRDDSPRGGRPRAGAEPQPYALVGDEPYHSARDRVLAEFERMYLMSLVERAGANMSRAAKIAGVDRTTLYRLMEKHGLHRDTAIRVD
- a CDS encoding HEPN domain-containing protein, giving the protein MRQHRIDRLIEARNLEPVPADDAEVAAIWSAALREWADASVPGLSVAGAFIHVYQAAFRAASAAVRAAGYRQRGAVGGHHHVSFYALGALGDEDLERIADTMQGIRGGRHSALYGDEEELEPEDLEKARRTVSALLERVHRWLLDARPALKGGLAAPPSS
- a CDS encoding polysaccharide biosynthesis/export family protein encodes the protein MKRSLVLLAAALLTGAAGARAQAAAQPGWDPGRVQLNRNDLQALLASYEQAATSPAHSDRYRAQARARAESIRARLQEGDVQPGDEVVLLVEGQAALTDTFTVREGTVLFLPQIGDVPLHGLLRSEVEGRLREHLSRYLRNPVVRARPLVRVSVEGEVRNPGWYVVPADALVSDVLMLAGGPQGNTSTARLRIERGGTPVWSGPILSEALAQGRTLDAMGIHPGDRFYLPAKPTSPVGAAVRSIPVLLSLVFAASQL
- a CDS encoding polysaccharide biosynthesis tyrosine autokinase, with amino-acid sequence MQNLPVPAPLLTPIPERIRPGLSSLEDGPRRTRNTGLQRLAATLYRFRWILPVPVALGVGAGLLVARHAHPDYAARSTVWIDSDGGNLGVRDGGPLRSPELLRSQAWVELLRSYTVLDPVVRSEKLYLDTPTRGAAPVFADFQLAERFRPGEYRLSLENGGRRYRLATRGGATVEVGNAGGAVGATVGFRWHPDVAALRRAGKVDFTVVTPRDAAVRLGTEVVTHMAENGNFLRLELSGKDPERIASTLNTLTDRYVTVAGDLKRSRLQELERILGEQLGYAAGSLAREESALQGFRVRTITLPADRGSPVTPGLEVTQNPVLSNYFSLNMEREQIQRDRDDLARALTQDAASVGAVEAIPSVQKSSALVQALTELTAKRAELRAMSGQFTDLYVPLQKVREQVTTLERSTIPGLASRLDAELAGRQHAIDGLISSASTQLRGIPPRAIEEARLTRRVEIAEDLYKLLQQRHEEARLSAVTTIPDVRVLDKATVPYSPSRDPRLQWILLFSLGGLAVGVLGAVLYDKANPRLAYPEQVTEGLGLPILGAIPRARVVTSGPRPASPPPELPEAFRALRLGLVHASGAAGPLVVTITSPGSGDGKSFVSANLALTFAEQGHRVLVIDADLRRGTLHRVLGCERKPGLSDYLAGTATRADVVQRTPYEGVHLIAGGTRAGRGPEMLSTPAMAELVADLRSAYRVILIDSPPIGACVDPLVLATLTRDMVLVLRNGATDRQLAEWNLDLVDRLPIRVLGAVINGISPKGAYRAYRYLKGYDYQVLPEDAGADVPRLQTV
- a CDS encoding nucleotidyltransferase domain-containing protein; translation: MIRSEESAGFPGLGEVLASPAFARLVLHFALHGDEPEHVRALQRRSGLSMSSLSRELRRLEGRGLVEREETGGRVLYRTAETHPGWAGLRQLIRHFADPAEVVEEAIAGVEGIEAAFVYGSFARGDARADSDIDVLVVGDEASEARLGREVAGASVLLGRPVEIRSYTRDRLDRQIAAGNAVLRRILAGPKRWIVGDEDRLGMVPA